One window from the genome of Metabacillus flavus encodes:
- the hpaB gene encoding 4-hydroxyphenylacetate 3-monooxygenase, oxygenase component, which yields MPAKTGKQYIERVDKAEAEIWIDGEQVKGKISEHPAFKGVMKSQAELYDMQFDSDKKDYMTYVSPSSGERVGTSFMQPSTKEELVMRRRMMQEWARYNGGMMGRSPDYINAGLMAYGAASEMFGSQDPMYAKNMQNYYEYARENDLSLTHTLIQPQVNRGVNASQLPDQFIAARMKEKTPDGVVIKGARLLATQGGITDEIMVFPSTLLKQTDEENPYAYAFCIPNNTPGLKFICRESFDYGKTSFDHPLGSRFEEMDTIVVFDDVTVPWDRVFSLGDVSVCNQAYNESSAVVHMTHQVVAKNIAKTEFVLGILQLMAETINIGQYQHIQEKISEVIIALETMKAYVTASEANAQPDRWGTMTPDFAPLNAARNYFPKIYPRFTEIMQLMGASGLMALPSQADFQSAIRPDLDKFLQSATGDAESRVKLYRLAWDVCMSSFGSRQILYERFFFGDPVRMASALYTGYDKQEHVDRVKAFLDRSEELIKNNG from the coding sequence ATGCCGGCAAAAACGGGAAAACAGTATATTGAACGCGTAGACAAAGCGGAGGCGGAAATCTGGATTGACGGGGAGCAGGTTAAAGGCAAGATCTCTGAGCATCCGGCTTTTAAAGGGGTGATGAAATCACAGGCTGAGCTGTATGATATGCAGTTTGATTCTGATAAGAAGGATTACATGACGTATGTGTCGCCATCAAGCGGAGAAAGGGTTGGTACATCCTTTATGCAGCCTTCCACAAAGGAAGAGCTTGTGATGCGCCGCAGGATGATGCAGGAGTGGGCCCGATATAACGGGGGAATGATGGGGCGCTCTCCTGATTACATTAACGCTGGCCTTATGGCATATGGCGCGGCATCCGAAATGTTCGGCAGCCAGGATCCGATGTATGCGAAAAATATGCAGAATTACTATGAATACGCCCGCGAGAACGATTTATCTCTCACCCATACGCTCATTCAGCCGCAGGTCAACCGGGGAGTCAATGCGTCCCAGCTGCCGGATCAGTTTATTGCAGCGAGAATGAAAGAAAAAACGCCGGATGGAGTTGTCATTAAAGGAGCAAGACTGCTTGCAACCCAAGGCGGAATTACGGATGAAATCATGGTTTTTCCTTCTACGCTGCTTAAGCAGACGGACGAAGAAAATCCATATGCCTACGCATTTTGTATTCCAAACAATACGCCTGGCCTAAAATTCATTTGTCGCGAATCATTTGACTATGGAAAAACAAGCTTCGATCATCCGCTGGGCTCACGTTTTGAGGAGATGGATACAATCGTCGTTTTTGATGACGTCACCGTTCCATGGGACAGAGTCTTTTCCCTCGGTGATGTGTCGGTGTGCAATCAGGCATATAACGAGAGCAGCGCCGTCGTTCATATGACGCATCAGGTTGTAGCGAAAAATATTGCCAAAACGGAGTTCGTTCTCGGCATTTTGCAGCTCATGGCTGAGACGATCAACATTGGACAGTATCAGCATATTCAGGAAAAAATATCGGAGGTCATCATTGCTCTTGAGACGATGAAAGCATATGTTACGGCATCAGAGGCCAATGCGCAGCCCGACCGCTGGGGCACGATGACGCCGGATTTCGCTCCGCTGAACGCAGCGCGTAATTATTTTCCGAAAATTTATCCGCGGTTCACAGAAATTATGCAGCTTATGGGGGCAAGCGGGCTGATGGCCCTTCCTTCTCAAGCAGATTTCCAATCGGCAATCCGTCCTGACCTGGATAAATTCCTGCAGTCTGCAACCGGTGATGCAGAAAGCCGCGTCAAGCTGTACCGCCTTGCATGGGACGTTTGCATGAGCTCATTCGGCTCAAGGCAAATACTGTACGAGCGCTTTTTCTTTGGCGATCCGGTCAGGATGGCAAGCGCGCTCTACACCGGATACGACAAGCAGGAGCATGTGGACCGGGTAAAAGCATTCCTGGACCGGTCAGAGGAACTGATTAAAAATAATGGATGA
- the hpaD gene encoding 3,4-dihydroxyphenylacetate 2,3-dioxygenase, with translation MTDFNIIRVARTVLNVKDLDRSRKFYVDALGFIETERTDEAIYLRGLEEHTHHSLVLKKSEQYGVHALGYKVESNEDLDRLQALFQSKGLKTKWLEEGTQHALGRALHVHDISGMPLEFFCKMDAAERMLQRYDLYKGAKIQRIDHVNCSVPDVEKAYNFFVNELGFACSEYTATDQDRIWAAWLHRKQTVHDQAFMNGEGPCLHHIGFWLPDPMAIIHCCDVLASLGYAAIIERGPGRHGLSNAFFLYLRDPDGYRIELYSGDYLTSDPDFKPIRWDLNDPRRQTFWGTKAPDSWFNETAPFLDIETGDPVGTSAPTLEQKKPEFMI, from the coding sequence TTGACGGACTTTAACATTATTCGAGTTGCCAGAACGGTTTTGAACGTAAAGGACTTGGACCGTTCCCGGAAGTTTTATGTGGACGCCCTTGGATTCATTGAAACAGAGCGGACAGATGAGGCCATTTACTTAAGAGGCTTGGAAGAGCATACCCACCATAGCCTTGTCCTGAAAAAATCCGAACAGTACGGTGTTCATGCCCTTGGATATAAGGTGGAATCGAATGAAGATCTGGACCGGCTTCAGGCACTTTTCCAATCAAAAGGGCTGAAAACAAAATGGCTGGAGGAAGGGACCCAGCATGCACTTGGAAGAGCCCTTCATGTTCATGATATTTCCGGCATGCCGCTCGAATTTTTCTGCAAAATGGATGCGGCTGAGAGAATGCTGCAGCGTTACGATCTTTATAAAGGAGCGAAAATACAGCGCATTGACCACGTTAACTGCAGTGTTCCGGATGTGGAAAAAGCGTATAACTTCTTTGTAAATGAACTAGGGTTTGCGTGCTCGGAATATACCGCGACCGATCAGGACCGGATTTGGGCAGCATGGCTGCACCGCAAGCAAACGGTTCATGACCAGGCTTTTATGAATGGGGAGGGACCTTGTCTCCATCACATTGGCTTTTGGCTGCCGGATCCGATGGCGATTATTCATTGCTGTGATGTCCTGGCTTCTCTTGGGTATGCTGCAATCATCGAACGCGGTCCGGGGCGCCACGGATTATCGAACGCCTTCTTCCTATACTTAAGGGATCCAGATGGATACCGCATTGAGCTGTACAGTGGAGACTATTTAACAAGCGATCCAGATTTCAAGCCGATCCGCTGGGATTTAAACGACCCGAGACGCCAAACGTTCTGGGGAACGAAAGCACCGGACAGCTGGTTTAATGAGACGGCTCCGTTTTTGGATATCGAGACGGGGGACCCGGTTGGAACCTCTGCCCCGACACTTGAACAGAAGAAGCCAGAATTTATGATTTGA
- a CDS encoding cytidyltransferase: METIYLSKPPVKASASEECVLAFGFFDGVHFGHKGILEKARLIAAGKNCAFGVMTFYPHPSDILFPERKPMTYLTPLSVKIKRFEQLGVDKLFVIEFNPELARLSPEDFVEQYIKSLRCIHAVAGFDYHYGFKGEGSMKTLPIHGAGSFEVTSVEKIEREGTKISSTEIRRLLDAGKAEAIPDYLGDYFEVEGVVTQCSRLADHEQFASVAPDPDYRLPNKGVYQIKVQIGIRTYLGICHQITNQVNRSSLLLQVKNCPEDIRSKRLKLNG; encoded by the coding sequence ATGGAAACAATCTATTTATCTAAGCCCCCAGTAAAAGCAAGTGCTTCGGAAGAATGCGTTCTTGCGTTCGGGTTTTTCGACGGCGTTCACTTTGGACACAAAGGGATTCTTGAGAAAGCAAGATTAATAGCGGCGGGAAAAAACTGTGCATTTGGAGTGATGACCTTCTATCCTCACCCCTCCGATATTTTGTTCCCTGAAAGGAAGCCGATGACCTACTTGACACCGCTCTCTGTAAAAATCAAACGGTTTGAGCAGCTTGGGGTGGATAAGCTATTTGTAATCGAGTTTAATCCGGAACTTGCCCGGCTTTCTCCAGAAGATTTTGTTGAACAATATATAAAATCTCTTCGCTGTATTCATGCGGTAGCGGGGTTTGATTATCATTACGGCTTTAAAGGGGAAGGAAGCATGAAGACCCTTCCCATCCATGGAGCCGGTTCTTTTGAGGTGACGTCTGTAGAGAAGATTGAAAGGGAAGGGACGAAGATTAGCTCCACTGAAATTCGCCGTCTTTTAGATGCCGGAAAGGCAGAAGCAATTCCTGATTATTTGGGAGATTACTTTGAAGTGGAGGGGGTCGTGACACAATGCTCCCGCCTGGCTGATCACGAACAATTTGCATCAGTTGCACCCGATCCGGATTACCGCCTTCCGAATAAAGGAGTCTATCAAATAAAGGTGCAGATAGGCATCCGTACTTACTTGGGAATCTGTCATCAAATAACCAATCAAGTGAACCGATCCAGCCTCCTTCTTCAGGTGAAAAACTGCCCCGAAGACATCCGGAGCAAGCGATTAAAGTTAAATGGCTGA
- a CDS encoding DUF485 domain-containing protein — protein MGLQVKSSDDFRLNYERIAGSPEFKQLIAAKKRFTIGTTLFFLFFSLLLPILAFYTDVLTIQIAGSITWGWIFAFSQFAMTWSVCHLYVKKAGEFDDMAKRVLETEIKRSKVKNGY, from the coding sequence ATGGGATTACAAGTGAAATCATCTGATGATTTTCGGCTGAATTACGAGAGGATTGCAGGTTCACCAGAGTTCAAGCAGCTGATTGCTGCAAAGAAACGGTTTACGATCGGAACGACGCTGTTTTTCCTTTTCTTTTCCCTGCTCCTTCCTATTCTAGCCTTTTACACAGATGTATTGACCATCCAGATCGCGGGCTCCATTACGTGGGGATGGATTTTTGCTTTTAGCCAATTTGCGATGACGTGGTCCGTTTGCCATCTATATGTAAAGAAGGCGGGAGAGTTTGATGATATGGCGAAGCGAGTACTGGAAACTGAGATTAAAAGGAGCAAAGTGAAAAATGGATATTAA
- a CDS encoding solute symporter family protein produces MDIKVVSLFLFVVLITLFITFYASKRTNNASSFYTAGGGLNGWQNGFAIAGDFMSASSFLGLIGAISLVGYDGFFLMYGALVSYLVVLLLVAEPLRNLGKYTLADMITERFNSKKIRGVTAFNALTISVFYMLAQLVAAGALFKLLLGIPYELSVVIVGLVMLVFVIFGGMTATSWVQITKAFLLLGGTLFVFILVMTKFDFNIMLLFDQMKSATPLNEAYLNPRAKYTNGLDAISLTLGLILGTAGLPHVLSRFLTVPDAKVARKSVVYSIWIIGLFYVMVIFLGFAAAKFVGAEAIMAANPAGNMAAPLLAEILGGDILFAVISAVAFATILAVVAGIVVTGATAFSHDFYNEIIKDGTATEKQQMRMARFASIAITVLSIIMALFVQKMNVAFLASLALTVAASSNLPVILFTVYWKRFNTTGAISGILTGLISTMLFVALSPNVWNPVAGAALFTGDPIFPLTSPGIVSIPLGFLGAYAGTMLSKRKAATGNFQEILVKTNTGSDVKGVTHQ; encoded by the coding sequence ATGGATATTAAAGTTGTTTCTCTTTTTCTTTTTGTAGTCCTCATTACTTTATTTATTACGTTTTACGCTTCAAAGCGCACCAATAATGCAAGCTCTTTTTATACAGCCGGAGGCGGACTGAACGGCTGGCAAAACGGGTTCGCGATTGCGGGGGATTTTATGTCTGCCTCTTCCTTTCTGGGGTTGATCGGTGCCATCTCTCTAGTTGGATATGATGGGTTTTTCCTCATGTACGGTGCGCTTGTTTCCTACTTGGTTGTCTTGCTGCTCGTTGCGGAACCTCTGAGGAACTTAGGGAAATACACGCTGGCAGATATGATCACCGAACGGTTTAATTCAAAGAAAATCAGGGGTGTCACTGCCTTTAATGCGCTAACGATCTCTGTTTTTTACATGCTTGCACAGCTTGTGGCGGCAGGAGCGCTGTTTAAACTGCTTCTTGGAATACCTTATGAACTATCCGTAGTGATTGTCGGGCTTGTCATGCTCGTTTTTGTTATTTTCGGGGGAATGACTGCGACAAGCTGGGTGCAAATAACGAAGGCATTCCTCTTGCTTGGCGGAACACTGTTTGTTTTCATTTTGGTCATGACCAAATTTGATTTCAACATCATGCTGCTTTTCGATCAGATGAAATCGGCCACACCCCTAAATGAAGCGTATTTGAACCCGAGAGCGAAGTACACGAATGGGCTGGATGCAATATCCCTTACACTGGGACTCATCCTCGGTACAGCAGGCTTGCCGCATGTATTAAGCCGGTTTTTAACGGTACCTGATGCTAAGGTTGCGCGGAAATCGGTTGTGTATTCTATATGGATCATCGGCTTGTTTTATGTCATGGTCATTTTCTTAGGCTTTGCAGCTGCAAAATTTGTTGGAGCGGAAGCGATTATGGCTGCCAATCCGGCAGGAAACATGGCGGCCCCATTACTTGCAGAAATTTTGGGCGGTGATATTCTGTTTGCGGTTATTTCAGCGGTAGCGTTTGCGACTATACTTGCAGTTGTAGCAGGAATCGTTGTAACCGGGGCTACGGCATTCTCCCATGATTTTTACAATGAAATCATTAAAGATGGAACCGCAACAGAAAAGCAGCAGATGAGAATGGCAAGATTCGCTTCAATCGCGATTACGGTTCTCTCCATCATCATGGCCCTATTCGTTCAAAAAATGAATGTAGCGTTCCTTGCATCATTAGCCTTAACGGTTGCAGCCAGCTCTAATTTGCCGGTTATTCTTTTTACAGTCTATTGGAAGCGTTTTAATACAACTGGAGCGATCAGCGGTATTTTGACAGGCCTGATTTCCACTATGCTATTCGTTGCGTTAAGTCCAAATGTATGGAATCCTGTGGCCGGGGCAGCTTTGTTCACTGGTGATCCGATATTCCCGCTTACCTCTCCGGGAATCGTTTCAATTCCTCTTGGTTTCTTAGGGGCTTACGCTGGAACTATGCTTTCAAAAAGGAAAGCTGCGACGGGGAATTTTCAGGAGATCTTGGTTAAAACCAACACGGGCAGTGACGTAAAAGGGGTTACCCATCAATAA
- a CDS encoding fumarylacetoacetate hydrolase family protein, producing MKTALLKMAGTSGLKLVQVRGEEFVYKEKTYQTNDLILETPISGTVYGTVLNYKGELELLGDAVHEPPYKKTPAAPVLYIKPANTISGHGMLIPLPEGVEELQAGAALGIVIGKKAVRIKEEEALEYVAGYTVVNDVSIPYSSVYRPPIMQKCRDGFCPAGPWIAAREDVENPDALSIRVFVNEVLQQETTTANLIRPVSKLIADVTEFMTLEEGDILLAGVSENPPRLKDGDTVKISIESVGSLQNRVAKEEEWMVQL from the coding sequence TTGAAGACAGCCCTATTGAAAATGGCAGGAACCTCCGGGCTCAAATTGGTGCAGGTTCGGGGGGAAGAATTCGTCTACAAGGAGAAAACTTATCAAACGAATGACCTGATTCTTGAAACGCCCATATCAGGTACGGTTTATGGAACAGTACTTAACTATAAGGGCGAACTGGAGCTGCTGGGAGATGCTGTTCATGAGCCTCCCTACAAAAAAACTCCGGCCGCACCCGTCCTATACATTAAGCCGGCGAACACAATCTCTGGCCACGGCATGCTGATTCCGCTTCCGGAAGGGGTAGAGGAATTACAGGCTGGCGCTGCTCTTGGAATTGTCATTGGCAAAAAAGCGGTCCGGATAAAGGAAGAGGAAGCCCTCGAATATGTCGCAGGATATACAGTGGTAAATGATGTGAGTATTCCGTATTCGAGTGTATACCGGCCTCCCATTATGCAAAAGTGCAGAGATGGTTTTTGCCCGGCAGGTCCCTGGATTGCAGCTCGTGAAGATGTGGAAAATCCGGATGCATTATCGATTCGAGTTTTTGTCAATGAAGTTCTGCAGCAGGAAACGACGACGGCGAATCTCATTCGTCCTGTTTCAAAATTGATAGCTGATGTAACAGAATTTATGACGCTGGAAGAAGGAGACATTCTGCTGGCAGGGGTTTCTGAAAATCCTCCTCGTTTGAAAGACGGAGATACGGTCAAAATTTCCATAGAAAGTGTAGGTTCGCTGCAGAACCGAGTGGCAAAAGAAGAGGAATGGATGGTGCAGCTATGA
- a CDS encoding fumarylacetoacetate hydrolase family protein → MKRARVAYAGAVHEAVETNGQVKLDDGRLVKENEVVWLPPVNPRTVFALGLNYADHAKELDFQAPAEPLIFLKGPNAFVGHRGQTRRPAGVEYMHYECELAVVIGKKARHVKREEAYQYVKGYTIANDYAIRDYLENYFRPNLRVKNRDGCTPIGPWLTDAADIADPMNLALRTFVNGKLTQEGNTRDMVFDIPDLIEYLSRFMTLEENDIILTGTPEGLSDTAAGDIVVTEIEGIGRLENTIVNDEVFGIQDVKKEEPHAAHRGRIHKEH, encoded by the coding sequence ATGAAAAGAGCGAGGGTAGCCTATGCAGGAGCCGTTCATGAAGCCGTGGAAACAAATGGTCAGGTAAAACTGGATGACGGACGTTTGGTTAAGGAAAATGAAGTTGTATGGCTTCCTCCAGTCAACCCCCGTACCGTATTTGCCCTCGGACTGAATTATGCCGATCATGCGAAGGAGCTTGACTTTCAAGCGCCTGCCGAGCCGCTCATATTTTTAAAAGGGCCTAATGCATTCGTTGGCCACCGCGGCCAGACGAGACGGCCGGCAGGAGTTGAATACATGCATTATGAATGTGAGCTTGCTGTTGTAATCGGGAAAAAGGCGCGGCACGTAAAGCGTGAGGAAGCGTATCAGTATGTGAAGGGATATACGATTGCCAATGACTACGCCATTCGTGATTATCTCGAAAACTACTTCCGGCCGAATTTGCGTGTAAAAAACCGGGATGGCTGCACACCAATCGGGCCATGGCTGACGGATGCGGCAGATATTGCGGATCCTATGAATCTGGCACTCCGCACATTTGTAAACGGGAAGCTGACGCAGGAAGGAAATACAAGGGATATGGTGTTTGATATACCGGACTTGATCGAATACCTCAGCAGGTTTATGACCTTGGAAGAAAACGATATCATTCTCACGGGAACCCCGGAGGGACTCTCGGATACTGCTGCGGGGGACATCGTTGTAACAGAAATTGAAGGAATAGGAAGATTGGAAAATACGATTGTCAACGATGAAGTATTTGGCATCCAAGATGTAAAAAAGGAGGAGCCCCATGCCGCACATCGTGGTCGAATACACAAAGAACATTAA
- a CDS encoding 5-carboxymethyl-2-hydroxymuconate Delta-isomerase, with product MPHIVVEYTKNIKDQADIPELLKKINGILLSRSDLFPKGGIRSRAIELQDYFIADGQEDDAFVHISMKIGAGRSEEDKKDVCDELFEMAKHHFQMLFSSRYLALSMELAEFSEAGTYKHNNIHERFKKAPR from the coding sequence ATGCCGCACATCGTGGTCGAATACACAAAGAACATTAAGGATCAGGCGGACATTCCTGAGCTTTTGAAAAAAATAAACGGCATCCTCCTATCAAGAAGCGATCTATTCCCAAAAGGCGGGATCCGTTCCAGAGCGATTGAGCTTCAAGACTATTTTATTGCAGATGGTCAAGAAGACGATGCTTTTGTTCATATCTCAATGAAGATTGGAGCCGGGCGTTCGGAAGAAGACAAAAAGGATGTTTGTGATGAGCTGTTTGAGATGGCGAAACATCATTTTCAAATGCTGTTTTCATCACGATATCTGGCCTTGTCGATGGAACTCGCAGAATTCAGTGAAGCGGGGACCTATAAGCATAACAATATCCATGAGCGGTTTAAAAAAGCACCCCGGTAG
- a CDS encoding DUF3243 domain-containing protein, which produces MPNINNVDEKVDQMDSEKKDRILQDFETFKSYLSDKVSKGEKLGLGEEQLAKAAEKVADHLAKHEEPRNSEEYLLNELWKVGDKEQQHALAHMLVKLVK; this is translated from the coding sequence ATGCCAAACATTAATAATGTTGATGAAAAAGTTGATCAAATGGACTCCGAGAAAAAAGATCGTATTTTACAAGACTTTGAAACGTTCAAAAGTTATCTGTCTGATAAGGTAAGCAAAGGTGAAAAGCTTGGTTTAGGTGAAGAACAGCTTGCTAAAGCAGCGGAGAAAGTGGCTGATCACTTAGCTAAACATGAAGAGCCCCGTAATTCAGAAGAATACTTATTGAATGAGTTATGGAAAGTGGGAGACAAGGAACAGCAGCACGCACTGGCTCACATGCTTGTGAAACTCGTAAAATAA
- a CDS encoding acetamidase/formamidase family protein has protein sequence MNKVGKQHLVYAMGPNREPVLRVKSGERVVFETCDCFEDQITSVDTAFDSLNWERINPATGPVFVEGAEPGDILSVTIEKITIADHGVMVTGPDLGVLGGELNTNSIRILPIRNDYAYLNDSLKVPVNKMIGVIGTAPASEEISCGTPDLHGGNMDCKEIKEGATLLLPVNVEGGLLALGDLHAAMADGEVAVCGVETAGEVTVTIHVIKGKRLPLPMLINDSAIMTIASKKELDEAANQAVKNMAEFLVSELNFEKDEAIFLLSLAGDLKICQVVDPNKTARMELPLRYVEDKYDLQILIKGQKILS, from the coding sequence ATGAATAAAGTAGGGAAACAGCATTTAGTATATGCCATGGGACCGAACCGGGAGCCTGTTCTTAGGGTTAAGTCAGGAGAAAGAGTGGTGTTTGAGACGTGTGACTGTTTTGAGGACCAAATCACTTCTGTGGATACTGCGTTTGATTCATTGAATTGGGAGCGGATTAATCCGGCTACCGGACCGGTGTTTGTAGAAGGAGCGGAGCCGGGAGATATTCTATCAGTCACGATTGAGAAAATAACGATTGCAGACCATGGAGTAATGGTCACGGGACCTGATTTAGGTGTGCTGGGAGGGGAGCTTAATACCAATTCAATCCGAATTCTCCCTATCAGGAATGATTATGCTTATTTGAATGATTCTCTCAAGGTCCCAGTCAATAAAATGATCGGAGTTATTGGAACGGCTCCTGCCAGTGAAGAAATTTCCTGCGGAACACCTGATCTTCATGGCGGAAATATGGATTGCAAGGAGATTAAAGAAGGAGCCACGCTTTTGCTTCCGGTAAATGTGGAAGGAGGCTTGCTTGCACTCGGTGATCTTCATGCAGCGATGGCAGATGGTGAAGTGGCGGTGTGCGGCGTGGAAACAGCGGGAGAAGTAACTGTTACAATCCATGTTATAAAAGGCAAAAGACTGCCGTTGCCAATGCTGATAAATGATTCGGCCATCATGACCATTGCATCCAAAAAGGAATTGGACGAAGCAGCCAATCAGGCAGTGAAAAATATGGCGGAGTTTTTAGTAAGCGAACTGAATTTCGAAAAGGATGAAGCCATTTTCCTATTATCATTAGCAGGAGATTTAAAGATTTGCCAGGTTGTTGATCCGAATAAAACCGCGAGAATGGAACTGCCATTGAGGTATGTTGAAGATAAGTATGACTTACAGATTCTTATAAAGGGGCAGAAAATTTTAAGTTAA
- a CDS encoding NAD-dependent epimerase/dehydratase family protein encodes MREILVLGGTKYFGRKLVQRLIENADRVTLATRGSHDDGFGKQVERLKIDREDKYSMMTAFEGKSWDLVYDQSCLASQEAWDAAVTLKGKCSRYIFTSTQAVYEYGTNHREESFNPMSFTYQLKKRSGYQGYEGYQEAKRAAEAVLFQHGSFKTAAVRMPIVVSEDDYTERLKFHVDRIKQSKPIGMAHLEFRYSFIHAEEAADFLFEVGKSDFAGGINPGCSEDISLDELVQKIGRIVERKPLIESNQTDDNGSPYALPGSWSIDTVKARSLGYRFSSLHEVLDPLIRFFQK; translated from the coding sequence ATGAGGGAAATTCTCGTACTCGGAGGTACTAAATATTTCGGCCGGAAATTGGTTCAGCGGTTAATAGAAAACGCTGATCGGGTGACCCTTGCAACGAGGGGTTCACACGATGACGGATTTGGAAAGCAAGTGGAGCGATTGAAGATCGACAGGGAAGATAAATATTCCATGATGACCGCGTTCGAGGGCAAAAGCTGGGATCTTGTTTATGATCAATCGTGTTTAGCTTCACAAGAAGCATGGGATGCAGCGGTAACTCTTAAGGGAAAATGCAGCCGGTATATTTTCACTTCTACTCAAGCTGTTTATGAATATGGAACCAATCATAGGGAAGAGAGTTTTAACCCGATGTCCTTCACCTATCAGCTTAAGAAAAGGTCTGGTTATCAAGGATATGAAGGCTATCAGGAGGCAAAGCGGGCTGCTGAAGCTGTCCTGTTCCAACATGGGTCTTTTAAAACAGCCGCGGTTAGAATGCCAATCGTAGTATCAGAAGATGATTATACTGAAAGGCTTAAATTTCATGTGGATAGAATTAAGCAGTCAAAGCCAATCGGAATGGCGCATCTGGAATTTCGCTACAGCTTCATCCACGCGGAGGAAGCTGCTGATTTTCTTTTTGAAGTGGGAAAGAGCGATTTCGCAGGTGGCATTAACCCCGGATGCAGTGAAGATATTAGTTTAGATGAACTTGTCCAGAAAATTGGCAGGATTGTTGAGAGGAAACCACTAATTGAAAGCAATCAAACGGATGATAATGGATCCCCTTACGCCCTTCCTGGCTCCTGGTCCATTGATACGGTCAAGGCCCGGAGCCTGGGCTATAGGTTCTCAAGCCTTCATGAGGTTTTGGATCCATTAATCCGTTTCTTTCAAAAGTAA
- a CDS encoding universal stress protein yields the protein MITVVSIIVVPYDHSESSKKALAKAASLAQADERIELNIITVVEPNSPEAYSDLLSVKEIREDLLAEARKHLDEAKSNLSSLPNTIKTAVLLGTPSLSIVEYAIQKDAELIIMGSRGLTELKELFLGSVSHYVSQKSPCPVYIVK from the coding sequence ATGATTACGGTTGTTTCTATAATAGTCGTTCCCTATGATCACTCTGAATCAAGCAAAAAAGCACTGGCGAAAGCTGCATCCCTTGCACAGGCAGATGAAAGAATTGAACTGAACATTATTACGGTTGTGGAACCTAATTCACCAGAAGCCTATTCGGATCTCCTCTCAGTAAAGGAAATTCGAGAGGATTTGCTAGCGGAAGCCAGAAAACATTTGGATGAGGCAAAAAGTAACCTGAGCTCGCTTCCGAACACCATTAAAACCGCTGTTCTTCTGGGGACGCCATCTTTATCAATTGTTGAATACGCTATACAGAAAGATGCTGAACTCATTATAATGGGAAGCCGCGGCCTTACAGAGCTGAAGGAATTGTTTTTAGGAAGCGTCAGTCATTACGTCAGTCAGAAATCACCGTGTCCTGTCTATATCGTTAAATAA
- a CDS encoding DinB family protein, whose amino-acid sequence MSMLSNQYKLVKQTRELLFEFCEGLDSSHYTQELEAFGWGSIRNLHVHVAMCYQSWLKRFGLKQEHADIKEGQIKNVEEMRRLFEKVDRLVLQFLIKYEDAPYTLLKGKVSWQEEEEELSVLWLLTHTMTHEFHHKGQIVSIARHLGYTPADTDLIIPADKGRLIEQKH is encoded by the coding sequence ATGAGTATGTTAAGTAATCAGTATAAGCTAGTGAAGCAGACAAGGGAGCTCCTGTTCGAGTTTTGTGAAGGTTTAGATTCGAGCCATTATACACAGGAGCTCGAAGCATTCGGATGGGGATCCATAAGGAACCTGCATGTACATGTTGCGATGTGCTATCAATCCTGGCTGAAAAGATTCGGGTTAAAACAGGAGCATGCCGATATCAAAGAAGGACAAATAAAGAATGTTGAAGAGATGCGGCGTTTATTTGAGAAGGTGGACCGGCTCGTTCTTCAATTTCTAATAAAATATGAAGATGCCCCTTATACATTGCTAAAAGGCAAGGTGTCCTGGCAGGAAGAAGAGGAAGAACTGTCCGTTCTCTGGCTGCTGACTCATACGATGACGCATGAATTCCACCACAAAGGACAGATTGTGTCCATTGCCCGTCATTTGGGCTACACTCCCGCAGATACGGATCTTATCATTCCGGCAGATAAAGGACGGTTAATTGAACAAAAACATTGA